A region from the Neomonachus schauinslandi chromosome 2, ASM220157v2, whole genome shotgun sequence genome encodes:
- the FGFR1 gene encoding fibroblast growth factor receptor 1 isoform X3: MWSWKCLLFWAVLVTAALCTARPAPTLPEQDALPSSEDDDDDDDSSSEEKETDNTKPNPVAPYWTSPEKMEKKLHAVPAAKTVKFKCPSSGTPNPTLRWLKNGKEFKPDHRIGGYKVRYATWSIIMDSVVPSDKGNYTCIVENEYGSINHTYQLDVVERSPHRPILQAGLPANKTVALGSNVEFMCKVYSDPQPHIQWLKHIEVNGSKIGPDNLPYVQILKTAGVNTTDKEMEVLHLRNVSFEDAGEYTCLAGNSIGLSHHSAWLTVLEALEERPAVMTSPLYLEIIIYCTGAFLISCMVGSVIIYKMKSGTKKSDFHSQMAVHKLAKSIPLRRQVSADSSASMNSGVLLVRPSRLSSSGTPMLAGVSEYELPEDPRWELPRDRLVLGKPLGEGCFGQVVLAEAIGLDKDKPNRVTKVAVKMLKADATEKDLSDLISEMEMMKMIGKHKNIINLLGACTQDGPLYVIVEYASKGNLREYLQARRPPGLEYCYNPSHSPEEQLSSKDLVSCAYQVARGMEYLASKKCIHRDLAARNVLVTEDNVMKIADFGLARDIHHIDYYKKTTNGRLPVKWMAPEALFDRIYTHQSDVWSFGVLLWEIFTLGGSPYPGVPVEELFKLLKEGHRMDKPSNCTNELYMMMRDCWHAVPSQRPTFKQLVEDLDRIVALTSNQEYLDLSVPLDQYSPSFPDTRSSTCSSGEDSVFSHEPLPEEPCLPRHPAQLANGGLKRR, from the exons ATGCTCTCCCCTCCTCGGAGgacgacgatgatgatgatgactcctcttcagaggagaaagagacagataaCACCAAACCAAACC CCGTGGCTCCATACTGGACATCCccagaaaagatggaaaagaaattgCACGCAGTGCCAGCTGCCAAGACTGTGAAGTTCAAATGCCCTTCCAGTGGGACTCCCAACCCCACACTGCGCTGGCTGAAAAATGGCAAAGAATTCAAACCTGACCACAGGATTGGAGGCTACaag GTCCGTTACGCCACCTGGAGCATCATAATGGATTCCGTGGTGCCTTCGGATAAGGGCAACTACACCTGCATCGTGGAGAACGAATATGGCAGCATTAACCACACCTACCAGCTCGACGTCGTGG AGCGGTCCCCTCACCGGCCCATCCTGCAGGCAGGGTTGCCTGCCAACAAGACCGTGGCCCTGGGCAGCAATGTGGAGTTCATGTGTAAGGTGTACAGTGACCCACAGCCCCATATCCAGTGGCTAAAGCACATCGAGGTGAATGGCAGTAAGATTGGTCCAGACAACCTGCCGTATGTCCAGATCTTGAAG ACTGCCGGAGTTAATACCACCGACAAAGAGATGGAAGTGCTCCACTTAAGGAATGTCTCCTTTGAGGACGCGGGGGAGTATACGTGCTTGGCGGGTAACTCTATCGGACTCTCCCATCACTCTGCATGGTTGACCGTTTTGGAAG CCCTGGAAGAGAGGCCAGCAGTGATGACCTCGCCCCTGTACCTGGAGATCATCATCTATTGCACGGGGGCCTTCCTCATTTCCTGCATGGTGGGGTCTGTCATCATCTACAAGATGAAGAGTGGTACCAAGAAGAGCGACTTCCACAGCCAGATGGCCGTGCACAAGCTAGCCAAGAGCATCCCTCTGCGCAGACAG GTGTCGGCGGATTCCAGTGCATCCATGAACTCTGGGGTTCTGCTCGTTCGGCCCTCACGTCTCTCCTCTAGTGGAACCCCCATGCTGGCCGGGGTCTCTGAATACGAGCTTCCTGAAGACCCTCGCTGGGAGCTGCCTCGAGACAG GCTGGTTTTAGGCAAACCCCTGGGAGAGGGCTGCTTTGGGCAGGTGGTGTTGGCGGAGGCCATTGGGCTGGACAAGGACAAACCCAACCGTGTGACCAAAGTGGCTGTGAAGATGTTGAAGG CGGACGCGACAGAGAAAGACCTGTCAGACCTGATCTCAGAAATGGAGATGATGAAGATGATCGGGAAGCACAAGAACATCATCAACCTGCTGGGGGCCTGCACACAGGACG GTCCTTTGTACGTCATCGTGGAGTACGCCTCCAAAGGCAACCTACGGGAGTACCTGCAGGCCCGGAGGCCTCCTGGGCTGGAGTACTGTTACAACCCCAGCCACAGCCCAGAGGAGCAGCTCTCCTCCAAGGACCTGGTGTCCTGCGCCTATCAGGTGGCCCGGGGCATGGAGTATCTCGCCTCCAAGAAG TGCATACACCGAGACCTGGCCGCCAGGAACGTGCTGGTGACCGAGGACAACGTGATGAAGATCGCAGACTTCGGCCTCGCGCGGGACATTCACCACATCGACTACTATAAAAAGACAACCAAC GGCCGGCTGCCTGTGAAGTGGATGGCCCCCGAGGCCTTGTTTGACCGGATCTACACCCACCAGAGCGACGT CTGGTCTTTTGGGGTGCTCCTGTGGGAAATCTTCACCCTGGGAGGCTCCCCATATCCCGGCGTGCCTGTGGAGGAGCTTTTCAAGCTGCTGAAGGAGGGTCATCGGATGGACAAGCCCAGTAACTGCACCAATGAGCT ATACATGATGATGCGGGATTGCTGGCACGCAGTACCCTCTCAGAGACCTACCTTCAAGCAGCTGGTGGAAGACCTGGACCGCATTGTGGCCTTGACCTCCAACCAG GAGTACCTGGACCTGTCCGTGCCCCTGGACCAGTACTCTCCGAGTTTTCCCGACACCCGAAGCTCAACCTGCTCCTCGGGGGAGGATTCGGTCTTCTCTCATGAGCCGTTGCCCGAGGAGCCCTGTCTGCCCCGACACCCAGCCCAGCTTGCCAATGGCGGACTCAAACGACGCTGA
- the FGFR1 gene encoding fibroblast growth factor receptor 1 isoform X2, whose product MWSWKCLLFWAVLVTAALCTARPAPTLPEQDALPSSEDDDDDDDSSSEEKETDNTKPNRMPVAPYWTSPEKMEKKLHAVPAAKTVKFKCPSSGTPNPTLRWLKNGKEFKPDHRIGGYKVRYATWSIIMDSVVPSDKGNYTCIVENEYGSINHTYQLDVVERSPHRPILQAGLPANKTVALGSNVEFMCKVYSDPQPHIQWLKHIEVNGSKIGPDNLPYVQILKHSGINSSDAEVLTLFNVTEAQSGEYVCKVSNYIGEANQSAWLTVTRPVAKALEERPAVMTSPLYLEIIIYCTGAFLISCMVGSVIIYKMKSGTKKSDFHSQMAVHKLAKSIPLRRQVTVSADSSASMNSGVLLVRPSRLSSSGTPMLAGVSEYELPEDPRWELPRDRLVLGKPLGEGCFGQVVLAEAIGLDKDKPNRVTKVAVKMLKADATEKDLSDLISEMEMMKMIGKHKNIINLLGACTQDGPLYVIVEYASKGNLREYLQARRPPGLEYCYNPSHSPEEQLSSKDLVSCAYQVARGMEYLASKKCIHRDLAARNVLVTEDNVMKIADFGLARDIHHIDYYKKTTNGRLPVKWMAPEALFDRIYTHQSDVWSFGVLLWEIFTLGGSPYPGVPVEELFKLLKEGHRMDKPSNCTNELYMMMRDCWHAVPSQRPTFKQLVEDLDRIVALTSNQEYLDLSVPLDQYSPSFPDTRSSTCSSGEDSVFSHEPLPEEPCLPRHPAQLANGGLKRR is encoded by the exons ATGCTCTCCCCTCCTCGGAGgacgacgatgatgatgatgactcctcttcagaggagaaagagacagataaCACCAAACCAAACCGTATGC CCGTGGCTCCATACTGGACATCCccagaaaagatggaaaagaaattgCACGCAGTGCCAGCTGCCAAGACTGTGAAGTTCAAATGCCCTTCCAGTGGGACTCCCAACCCCACACTGCGCTGGCTGAAAAATGGCAAAGAATTCAAACCTGACCACAGGATTGGAGGCTACaag GTCCGTTACGCCACCTGGAGCATCATAATGGATTCCGTGGTGCCTTCGGATAAGGGCAACTACACCTGCATCGTGGAGAACGAATATGGCAGCATTAACCACACCTACCAGCTCGACGTCGTGG AGCGGTCCCCTCACCGGCCCATCCTGCAGGCAGGGTTGCCTGCCAACAAGACCGTGGCCCTGGGCAGCAATGTGGAGTTCATGTGTAAGGTGTACAGTGACCCACAGCCCCATATCCAGTGGCTAAAGCACATCGAGGTGAATGGCAGTAAGATTGGTCCAGACAACCTGCCGTATGTCCAGATCTTGAAG CATTCGGGGATTAATAGCTCGGATGCGGAGGTGCTGACCCTGTTCAATGTGACAGAGGCCCAGAGCGGGGAGTATGTGTGTAAGGTTTCCAATTATATTGGTGAAGCTAACCAGTCTGCGTGGCTCACTGTCACCAGACCTGTGGCAAAAG CCCTGGAAGAGAGGCCAGCAGTGATGACCTCGCCCCTGTACCTGGAGATCATCATCTATTGCACGGGGGCCTTCCTCATTTCCTGCATGGTGGGGTCTGTCATCATCTACAAGATGAAGAGTGGTACCAAGAAGAGCGACTTCCACAGCCAGATGGCCGTGCACAAGCTAGCCAAGAGCATCCCTCTGCGCAGACAGGTAACA GTGTCGGCGGATTCCAGTGCATCCATGAACTCTGGGGTTCTGCTCGTTCGGCCCTCACGTCTCTCCTCTAGTGGAACCCCCATGCTGGCCGGGGTCTCTGAATACGAGCTTCCTGAAGACCCTCGCTGGGAGCTGCCTCGAGACAG GCTGGTTTTAGGCAAACCCCTGGGAGAGGGCTGCTTTGGGCAGGTGGTGTTGGCGGAGGCCATTGGGCTGGACAAGGACAAACCCAACCGTGTGACCAAAGTGGCTGTGAAGATGTTGAAGG CGGACGCGACAGAGAAAGACCTGTCAGACCTGATCTCAGAAATGGAGATGATGAAGATGATCGGGAAGCACAAGAACATCATCAACCTGCTGGGGGCCTGCACACAGGACG GTCCTTTGTACGTCATCGTGGAGTACGCCTCCAAAGGCAACCTACGGGAGTACCTGCAGGCCCGGAGGCCTCCTGGGCTGGAGTACTGTTACAACCCCAGCCACAGCCCAGAGGAGCAGCTCTCCTCCAAGGACCTGGTGTCCTGCGCCTATCAGGTGGCCCGGGGCATGGAGTATCTCGCCTCCAAGAAG TGCATACACCGAGACCTGGCCGCCAGGAACGTGCTGGTGACCGAGGACAACGTGATGAAGATCGCAGACTTCGGCCTCGCGCGGGACATTCACCACATCGACTACTATAAAAAGACAACCAAC GGCCGGCTGCCTGTGAAGTGGATGGCCCCCGAGGCCTTGTTTGACCGGATCTACACCCACCAGAGCGACGT CTGGTCTTTTGGGGTGCTCCTGTGGGAAATCTTCACCCTGGGAGGCTCCCCATATCCCGGCGTGCCTGTGGAGGAGCTTTTCAAGCTGCTGAAGGAGGGTCATCGGATGGACAAGCCCAGTAACTGCACCAATGAGCT ATACATGATGATGCGGGATTGCTGGCACGCAGTACCCTCTCAGAGACCTACCTTCAAGCAGCTGGTGGAAGACCTGGACCGCATTGTGGCCTTGACCTCCAACCAG GAGTACCTGGACCTGTCCGTGCCCCTGGACCAGTACTCTCCGAGTTTTCCCGACACCCGAAGCTCAACCTGCTCCTCGGGGGAGGATTCGGTCTTCTCTCATGAGCCGTTGCCCGAGGAGCCCTGTCTGCCCCGACACCCAGCCCAGCTTGCCAATGGCGGACTCAAACGACGCTGA
- the FGFR1 gene encoding fibroblast growth factor receptor 1 isoform X1, whose product MWSWKCLLFWAVLVTAALCTARPAPTLPEQAQPWGAPVEVESFLVHPGDLLQLRCRLRDDVQSINWLRDGVQLVESNRTRITGEEVEVRDSVPADSGLYACVTSSPSGSDTTYFSVNVSDALPSSEDDDDDDDSSSEEKETDNTKPNRMPVAPYWTSPEKMEKKLHAVPAAKTVKFKCPSSGTPNPTLRWLKNGKEFKPDHRIGGYKVRYATWSIIMDSVVPSDKGNYTCIVENEYGSINHTYQLDVVERSPHRPILQAGLPANKTVALGSNVEFMCKVYSDPQPHIQWLKHIEVNGSKIGPDNLPYVQILKTAGVNTTDKEMEVLHLRNVSFEDAGEYTCLAGNSIGLSHHSAWLTVLEALEERPAVMTSPLYLEIIIYCTGAFLISCMVGSVIIYKMKSGTKKSDFHSQMAVHKLAKSIPLRRQVSADSSASMNSGVLLVRPSRLSSSGTPMLAGVSEYELPEDPRWELPRDRLVLGKPLGEGCFGQVVLAEAIGLDKDKPNRVTKVAVKMLKADATEKDLSDLISEMEMMKMIGKHKNIINLLGACTQDGPLYVIVEYASKGNLREYLQARRPPGLEYCYNPSHSPEEQLSSKDLVSCAYQVARGMEYLASKKCIHRDLAARNVLVTEDNVMKIADFGLARDIHHIDYYKKTTNGRLPVKWMAPEALFDRIYTHQSDVWSFGVLLWEIFTLGGSPYPGVPVEELFKLLKEGHRMDKPSNCTNELYMMMRDCWHAVPSQRPTFKQLVEDLDRIVALTSNQEYLDLSVPLDQYSPSFPDTRSSTCSSGEDSVFSHEPLPEEPCLPRHPAQLANGGLKRR is encoded by the exons cccagccctggggAGCCCCTGTGGAAGTGGAGTCCTTCCTGGTCCACCCTGGTGACCTGCTGCAGCTTCGCTGTCGGCTGCGGGACGATGTCCAGAGCATCAACTGGCTGCGGGACGGGGTGCAGCTGGTGGAAAGCAACCGTACCCGCATCacaggggaggaggtggaggtgcGGGACTCCGTGCCTGCTGACTCCGGCCTCTACGCTTGCGTGACCAGCAGCCCCTCGGGCAGCGACACCACCTACTTCTCCGTCAACGTCTCAG ATGCTCTCCCCTCCTCGGAGgacgacgatgatgatgatgactcctcttcagaggagaaagagacagataaCACCAAACCAAACCGTATGC CCGTGGCTCCATACTGGACATCCccagaaaagatggaaaagaaattgCACGCAGTGCCAGCTGCCAAGACTGTGAAGTTCAAATGCCCTTCCAGTGGGACTCCCAACCCCACACTGCGCTGGCTGAAAAATGGCAAAGAATTCAAACCTGACCACAGGATTGGAGGCTACaag GTCCGTTACGCCACCTGGAGCATCATAATGGATTCCGTGGTGCCTTCGGATAAGGGCAACTACACCTGCATCGTGGAGAACGAATATGGCAGCATTAACCACACCTACCAGCTCGACGTCGTGG AGCGGTCCCCTCACCGGCCCATCCTGCAGGCAGGGTTGCCTGCCAACAAGACCGTGGCCCTGGGCAGCAATGTGGAGTTCATGTGTAAGGTGTACAGTGACCCACAGCCCCATATCCAGTGGCTAAAGCACATCGAGGTGAATGGCAGTAAGATTGGTCCAGACAACCTGCCGTATGTCCAGATCTTGAAG ACTGCCGGAGTTAATACCACCGACAAAGAGATGGAAGTGCTCCACTTAAGGAATGTCTCCTTTGAGGACGCGGGGGAGTATACGTGCTTGGCGGGTAACTCTATCGGACTCTCCCATCACTCTGCATGGTTGACCGTTTTGGAAG CCCTGGAAGAGAGGCCAGCAGTGATGACCTCGCCCCTGTACCTGGAGATCATCATCTATTGCACGGGGGCCTTCCTCATTTCCTGCATGGTGGGGTCTGTCATCATCTACAAGATGAAGAGTGGTACCAAGAAGAGCGACTTCCACAGCCAGATGGCCGTGCACAAGCTAGCCAAGAGCATCCCTCTGCGCAGACAG GTGTCGGCGGATTCCAGTGCATCCATGAACTCTGGGGTTCTGCTCGTTCGGCCCTCACGTCTCTCCTCTAGTGGAACCCCCATGCTGGCCGGGGTCTCTGAATACGAGCTTCCTGAAGACCCTCGCTGGGAGCTGCCTCGAGACAG GCTGGTTTTAGGCAAACCCCTGGGAGAGGGCTGCTTTGGGCAGGTGGTGTTGGCGGAGGCCATTGGGCTGGACAAGGACAAACCCAACCGTGTGACCAAAGTGGCTGTGAAGATGTTGAAGG CGGACGCGACAGAGAAAGACCTGTCAGACCTGATCTCAGAAATGGAGATGATGAAGATGATCGGGAAGCACAAGAACATCATCAACCTGCTGGGGGCCTGCACACAGGACG GTCCTTTGTACGTCATCGTGGAGTACGCCTCCAAAGGCAACCTACGGGAGTACCTGCAGGCCCGGAGGCCTCCTGGGCTGGAGTACTGTTACAACCCCAGCCACAGCCCAGAGGAGCAGCTCTCCTCCAAGGACCTGGTGTCCTGCGCCTATCAGGTGGCCCGGGGCATGGAGTATCTCGCCTCCAAGAAG TGCATACACCGAGACCTGGCCGCCAGGAACGTGCTGGTGACCGAGGACAACGTGATGAAGATCGCAGACTTCGGCCTCGCGCGGGACATTCACCACATCGACTACTATAAAAAGACAACCAAC GGCCGGCTGCCTGTGAAGTGGATGGCCCCCGAGGCCTTGTTTGACCGGATCTACACCCACCAGAGCGACGT CTGGTCTTTTGGGGTGCTCCTGTGGGAAATCTTCACCCTGGGAGGCTCCCCATATCCCGGCGTGCCTGTGGAGGAGCTTTTCAAGCTGCTGAAGGAGGGTCATCGGATGGACAAGCCCAGTAACTGCACCAATGAGCT ATACATGATGATGCGGGATTGCTGGCACGCAGTACCCTCTCAGAGACCTACCTTCAAGCAGCTGGTGGAAGACCTGGACCGCATTGTGGCCTTGACCTCCAACCAG GAGTACCTGGACCTGTCCGTGCCCCTGGACCAGTACTCTCCGAGTTTTCCCGACACCCGAAGCTCAACCTGCTCCTCGGGGGAGGATTCGGTCTTCTCTCATGAGCCGTTGCCCGAGGAGCCCTGTCTGCCCCGACACCCAGCCCAGCTTGCCAATGGCGGACTCAAACGACGCTGA